From the genome of Eucalyptus grandis isolate ANBG69807.140 chromosome 2, ASM1654582v1, whole genome shotgun sequence, one region includes:
- the LOC104420193 gene encoding LOW QUALITY PROTEIN: probable LRR receptor-like serine/threonine-protein kinase At1g74360 (The sequence of the model RefSeq protein was modified relative to this genomic sequence to represent the inferred CDS: inserted 2 bases in 2 codons) yields the protein MLEEETDPWRIILFAFLVFLGVSLVLGNSLDTDRVVLLDLKSSLEESNKVNRGHYSEWNLSSSNPCDWKGITCNYNRVTGVNLSGSSISGTLFWNFSALTELSYLDLSSNTLGGQIPADLSHCNNLVYLNLSHNILDDELSLTGLSNLQTLDLTKNRIRGGIQTSVPAICNSLVVLNISENNLTGSIEDVFDRCDKLQYLDLSMNDFSGNIWKSFGRLRRFIISDNHLNGNIPASSFTANCSLKVLDLSGNNFSGQFPGEISNCQDLIILRLWGNKFKGPIPPEIGLIASLEALFLGNNSFSRDIPESLLDLKNLDFLDLSRNNFGGEIQGTLGKFTQVKYLVLHTNSYTGGLYSSGILNLSNVVRLDLSFNNFSGPLPSEVSRMLSLKYLTLAYNQFNGSIPLEYGNFLHLQALDLSFNELTGTIPSSLGKLSSLLWLMLANNQLVGEIPPEIGNCSSLLWLNLANNKLSGHIPPELSNIGRNPMPTFESNQQRGRIIPGSGECLMMKRWIPADYPPFSFVYDLLSRKTCRSVWDQLLKGVWLFPICAPGTLVRTNQISGYVQLSGNTLSGEIPSDIGKMHNFSMLHLGINNFSGRFPQEIGELPLMVLNISFNRFSGEIPREIGEIKCLQNLDLSSNNFSGTFPASLNDLTELSKFNVSFNPLISGVIPATGQLATLDEESFLGDPLLVLQSFPNRPPHPSGNHMGSGPKKTPKVRVFLVLFALVVVFLAFGILSFILFSSVKSPLDSPEYLLEEIKYRREFGSSSSSSSPWLSESVPVIQLVKIAFTYGDILKATSNFSEEXVIGKGGFGTVYRGVLPDGREVAVKKLQTEGIEGEKEFQAEMEVLRGDCFDWPHPNLVPLYGWCLYGSEKILVYQYMEGGSLEDLIPDRVHMTWQRRMSAAVDVACALVFLHHECYPPIVHRDVKASNVLLDKSGRAHVTDFGLARXVNVGDSHVSTMVAGTIGYVAPEYGQTWKATTKGDVYSFGVLIMELATGRRAVDGGEECLVEWAKRVMGSGRRSGRSTIPVVFMGSGLAEGAEEMCELLRIGTRCTAESPQARPNMKEVLGMLFRASSRQGSRSHASSPPSI from the exons ATGTTAGAGGAGGAAACTGATCCTTGGCGGATCATCCTTTTTGCTTTCTTGGTGTTTCTTGGAG TTAGTCTGGTCCTTGGAAATTCTTTGGACACGGACAGGGTAGTCCTGTTGGATCTGAAATCATCCCTTGAAGAGTCCAATAAGGTGAACAGAGGTCATTACTCTGAATGGAATCTTAGTAGCTCAAACCCGTGTGATTGGAAGGGCATCACGTGCAATTACAACAGGGTCACTGGCGTGAACCTCTCGGGGAGCAGCATCTCGGGAACCTTGTTCTGGAATTTCTCTGCCTTGACAGAGCTCTCTTATCTTGATCTCTCATCAAACACCCTCGGTGGGCAGATTCCAGCTGATTTGAGCCACTGCAACAACCTTGTGTACCTCAACTTATCGCACAACATTCTCGACGACGAACTGAGCTTGACTGGTTTGAGCAACCTGCAGACGCTTGACTTAACGAAGAATCGCATCAGAGGCGGGATTCAGACAAGTGTTCCCGCAATCTGCAACAGCTTAGTGGTTCTGAACATTTCGGAGAATAATCTCACCGGTAGCATTGAGGATGTCTTCGATCGATGCGATAAGTTGCAGTATCTTGATTTGAGCATGAATGATTTCAGCGGGAACATATGGAAATCGTTTGGAAGGCTTCGGAGGTTCATTATTTCTGACAACCATTTGAACGGAAATATTCCTGCGTCGAGTTTTACGGCTAATTGCAGTTTAAAAGTACTGGATTTATCCGGAAATAACTTCTCAGGGCAGTTTCCAGGAGAAATTTCGAACTGCCAGGACTTGATCATATTGCGTCTTTGGGGAAACAAATTCAAGGGCCCAATTCCTCCAGAGATAGGGTTGATTGCCAGTCTCGAAGCATTGTTTCTAGGAAACAACAGCTTTTCGAGAGATATTCCTGAATCTCTGCTTGACTTGAAGAACTTGGATTTTTTGGACTTGAGCAGGAATAACTTTGGGGGTGAAATACAAGGGACTCTTGGGAAGTTCACACAGGTCAAGTATCTCGTACTGCACACAAATTCCTACACTGGTGGATTGTATTCGTCTGGTATTCTTAATCTGTCTAATGTCGTCAGATTAGATCTGAGCTTCAACAATTTTTCTGGTCCGCTGCCTTCTGAAGTATCGCGAATGCTGAGTTTGAAGTACTTGACTCTTGCTTACAACCAATTCAATGGAAGCATACCCTTGGAGTACGGCAACTTTCTGCACCTCCAAGCGCTCGATCTCTCCTTCAATGAACTAACTGGGACAATCCCCTCGAGCCTTGGAAAGTTGAGCTCTCTTTTGTGGTTGATGCTGGCGAATAATCAGCTTGTAGGCGAGATTCCGCCAGAAATAGGGAACTGCTCTAGCTTGTTATGGTTAAACCTGGCTAACAACAAGCTCTCTGGACATATACCACCTGAGCTATCGAATATTGGCCGAAACCCGATGCCCACTTTCGAATCAAACCAGCAACGTGGCAGGATCATACCTGGCTCGGGCGAGTGCTTAATGATGAAGAGATGGATTCCTGCAGATTATCCTCCTTTCAGTTTTGTGTACGACCTTCTTTCCAGGAAAACATGTAGGAGCGTATGGGACCAATTGCTCAAAGGAGTCTGGCTATTCCCGATTTGTGCTCCCGGTACATTGGTCAGGACAAATCAAATATCAGGTTACGTTCAGCTCAGTGGGAATACGCTCTCTGGTGAGATTCCTTCTGATATCGGCAAGATGCACAACTTTAGCATGTTACACCTCGGCATCAATAACTTTTCTGGGAGGTTCCCTCAGGAAATAGGAGAATTGCCCCTCATGGTTCTGAACATTTCCTTCAACAGGTTCTCCGGGGAAATTCCACGGGAAATAGGCGAGATTAAGTGCCTCCAGAATCTCGACTTGTCCTCCAACAATTTCTCGGGCACTTTCCCTGCGAGCCTGAACGATTTGACTGAGCTGAGCAAGTTCAATGTTTCCTTCAATCCATTGATATCTGGCGTGATCCCTGCGACTGGGCAGTTAGCTACGCTTGATGAAGAGTCCTTCCTCGGCGACCCTCTGTTGGTCCTTCAGTCTTTCCCTAATCGACCACCCCATCCATCGGGAAATCACATGGGATCAGGCCCGAAGAAGACTCCGAAGGTTAGGGTATTCCTGGTACTCTTTGCTCTGGTTGTTGTTTTCTTGGCATTTGGGATCTTATCATTCATACTTTTCTCGTCCGTCAAGAGCCCGCTTGACTCACCTGAATACCTGCTAGAAGAAATAAAGTACCGCCGTGAATTCGGATCGAGCTCGAGCAGTTCCTCCCCGTGGTTGTCCGAGTCGGTTCCAGTGATCCAATTAGTCAAGATAGCATTTACTTATGGTGACATTCTGAAGGCGACGAGCAATTTCTCGGAAG AAGTAATCGGGAAGGGTGGTTTCGGGACGGTGTACCGAGGCGTGTTGCCGGACGGCAGAGAGGTGGCCGTGAAGAAGCTCCAAACAGAAGGCATCGAAGGGGAGAAAGAGTTCCAAGCCGAGATGGAGGTCTTACGCGGGGACTGCTTCGATTGGCCTCACCCGAATCTTGTGCCGCTCTATGGCTGGTGCCTCTATGGGTCGGAGAAGATACTAGTCTACCAGTACATGGAGGGAGGGAGTTTGGAGGATCTCATCCCGGATCGAGTGCACATGACATGGCAGAGGCGGATGAGCGCTGCGGTCGATGTGGCCTGCGCCTTGGTGTTCTTGCACCACGAATGCTACCCTCCGATAGTGCACCGCGATGTGAAGGCGAGCAACGTGCTGCTCGACAAGAGCGGGAGGGCGCACGTGACGGACTTCGGCCTGGCTC TCGTGAACGTCGGGGACAGCCATGTCAGCACAATGGTGGCTGGCACGATCGGCTATGTGGCGCCTGAATACGGGCAGACATGGAAAGCCACGACCAAGGGCGATGTATACAGCTTCGGGGTACTGATAATGGAGCTGGCCACGGGGAGGCGGGCCGTGGATGGCGGAGAGGAGTGCTTGGTGGAGTGGGCGAAGAGGGTAATGGGGAGCGGGCGCCGGTCGGGCCGGTCCACCATCCCTGTTGTGTTCATGGGGTCCGGACTGGCAGAGGGCGCCGAGGAGATGTGCGAATTGCTGAGGATCGGGACACGGTGCACGGCCGAGTCGCCGCAGGCCAGGCCGAACATGAAGGAGGTGCTGGGTATGCTGTTCAGGGCATCAAGCCGCCAGGGCAGCCGTTCACATGCCTCTTCACCACCTTCAATATGA
- the LOC104434354 gene encoding flavin-containing monooxygenase FMO GS-OX-like 9 → MACKEPAVQSKHVCVIGAGPSGLMAARELRKEGHSVVVLEQNHDIGGQWLYEPNVEGEDPLGREPFLRVHSSMYKSQRFVWPREIMGFTDFPFLVKKDRDMRRFPGHRELLLYLQDFVDWFGLRELIRFNTRVEHVGMVNYGEYGKDLRWVVKSKEITTKGDDDNDEKMVEEVFDAVVVATGHYSRPRMPSIKGMGTWKRKQFHSHIYRVPEPCRDEVVVVVGNFVSGQEISMELAEVGREVHLSAKSLDITGGQSKVLDKHRNLHLRPRIDSLEEDGTVLFIDGSSVIADTILYCTGYSYAFPFLDTKGIVVVDDDRVGPLYEHTFPPSLAPSLSFIGIPRKIISFPFFESQAKWIAQLLSGKRTLPTWNEMTQSINDFYNSIDAAGVPKRHTHDIDNFEYCERYGDNVGFPHLEEWRKGICTSTIKNIEANLETFRDSWDEADEKLLQEALQSLTSLNSDHKS, encoded by the exons ATGGCTTGCAAGGAGCCGGCAGTCCAATCCAAGCATGTGTGCGTGATTGGGGCTGGCCCGTCGGGGCTCATGGCGGCCCGGGAGTTGCGAAAGGAAGGCCACAGCGTCGTGGTCTTGGAGCAAAACCATGACATTGGTGGCCAATGGCTATATGAGCCAAACGTGGAAGGCGAGGACCCGTTGGGAAGAGAACCATTTCTCAGGGTCCACAGCAGCATGTACAAGTCGCAGCGGTTCGTATGGCCGAGAGAGATCATGGGTTTCACAGACTTCCCGTTCTTGGTGAAGAAAGATAGGGACATGAGGAGGTTCCCTGGGCACAGGGAGCTTCTGTTGTATCTTCAAGATTTTGTAGATTGGTTTGGGTTGAGAGAGCTGATCAGGTTCAACACTAGGGTTGAGCATGTAGGGATGGTGAATTATGGTGAGTACGGGAAAGATTTGAGGTGGGTTGTTAAGAGCAAAGAGATCACCACGAAGGGTGACgatgataatgatgagaaaatggTGGAGGAGGTTTTTGATGCTGTGGTGGTGGCAACTGGTCATTATTCTCGTCCGAGAATGCCTTCCATTAAAG GAATGGGTACATGGAAAAGGAAGCAATTTCACAGTCACATTTACAGAGTCCCCGAGCCATGCCGCGACGAG GTTGTGGTGGTGGTTGGTAATTTTGTTAGCGGTCAAGAGATATCAATGGAGCTTGCGGAAGTGGGAAGAGAAGTCCATCTCAGTGCCAAATCTCTAGACATTACAGGAGGACAGTCCAAAGTCCTTGATAAGCATCGCAATCTCCATCTTCGCCCTCGA ATAGATTCACTTGAAGAAGACGGAACAGTATTGTTCATCGATGGTTCGTCCGTAATCGCCGACACTATTTTGTACTGCACCGG GTACTCATACGCGTTCCCATTTCTTGACACCAAAGGGATTgtggtggtggatgatgatAGAGTGGGACCTCTCTACGAGCACACCTTCCCTCCTTCCCTTGCTCCTTCTCTGTCATTCATTGGCATCCCTAGAAAG ATCATAAGTTTCCCATTCTTCGAGTCGCAAGCCAAATGGATAGCTCAGCTTCTGTCTGGAAAAAGAACCTTGCCCACATGGAACGAGATGACGCAGTCGATCAACGACTTCTACAACTCCATTGATGCTGCTGGCGTGCCAAAGCGCCACACTCATGACATAGACAATTTCGAG TATTGTGAGAGATATGGGGACAATGTGGGGTTCCCGCATTTGGAAGAATGGAGGAAAGGGATTTGCACGTCGACAATAAAGAACATCGAAGCGAATTTGGAGACGTTTCGCGATTCATGGGATGAAGCCGACGAGAAGCTGCTCCAGGAAGCTTTGCAGAGCCTCACTTCACTCAACTCGGATCACAAGTCCTAA